A genome region from Cryptosporidium parvum Iowa II chromosome 8, whole genome shotgun sequence includes the following:
- a CDS encoding mitochondrial ADP/ATP-transporter, integral membrane protein with 4 transmembrane domains: RKLKLNNYHLNIFLKMENKKEEKQNKKKKNNFLTDFIVGGISATISKTAVAPIERVKLLLQTQDTNPDIIKGLIPRYAGIFDCLRRVSKEQGILSLWRGNTTNVIRYFPTQAFGFAFKDMIRDMMPRYNKESDFWKFFGVNMLSGGLAGAASSGIVYPLDFARTRLATDIGKNGSKEFKGMFDCIMKISKQSGIRSLYQGFFVSIQGIFVYRAAYFGLYDTTKEMFFKNQKQENMLYKWIIAQTVTTSAGIICYPFDTIRRRMMMMAGKKGKDVLYTGAYDCLKKIIRKEGVGALFKGSLSNVLRGTGGALVLILYDEIKKALEK; this comes from the coding sequence agaaaattgaaattaaataattatcatctgaacatttttttaaaaatggaaaataaaaaagaagaaaaacaaaataaaaagaaaaaaaataatttccttACAGATTTTATTGTAGGTGGAATTTCTGCCACAATTAGTAAGACAGCTGTTGCACCAATAGAAAGAGTTAAACTTCTTCTACAAACTCAAGATACAAATCcagatattattaaaggtTTAATTCCTAGATATGCTGGAATATTTGATTGTTTAAGAAGAGTATCAAAAGAACAGGGAATATTAAGTTTATGGAGAGGAAATACAACTAATGTAATAAGATATTTTCCAACACAAGCATTTGGATTTGCATTTAAAGATATGATAAGAGATATGATGCCACgttataataaagaatcaGATTTCTGGAAATTTTTTGGTGTTAATATGTTATCAGGTGGTTTGGCTGGTGCTGCATCTTCTGGAATAGTTTATCCATTAGATTTTGCAAGAACAAGATTAGCTACTGATATTGGTAAGAATGGAAGTAAAGAATTTAAGGGAATGTTTGATTGCATTATGAAGATTTCAAAACAAAGTGGTATTAGATCTTTATATCAAGGATTTTTTGTATCAATACAAGGAATTTTTGTATATAGAGCAGCTTATTTTGGATTATATGACACAACAAAAGAAATGTTTTTTAAGAATCAGaaacaagaaaatatgCTTTATAAATGGATAATTGCACAAACTGTTACAACTAGTGCTGGTATAATATGTTATCCATTTGATACTATTCGTAGAagaatgatgatgatgGCTGGTAAGAAAGGGAAAGATGTTTTATATACTGGAGCTTATGATTGTTTGAAAAAgattattagaaaagaagGAGTTGGAGCATTATTTAAAGGTTCATTATCAAATGTACTAAGAGGAACAGGTGGAGCACTTGtactaatattatatgatgaaattaagaaagctttagaaaaataa
- a CDS encoding proteine kinase produces the protein MNLENRNESNLDLSSDRIDRISAHEQVLATKYLSRYKSFYGRLHSPSNNGIQQKRGIFIHLDEEKQSIGDQNFAIPLSNNTENRHRILDNIVKLKEKLIKIKENISACVDYDCMERNNKSIEEIMEKCNEITLMKENLKDNEQNLTRKLALIKNSFKTSVIQLKKIERELNRNQLFWQESQVGLAPAANANILKKKRQIILKEQEKSDNSNRISQDIITERAQHSSENKEFDANSYIKGSIISGSMALSKRSSINSMNNSCYTLKELQKSEIEESQISSSEIVHYNTLASTNPDNNNDSNNKNNNNNNDDNNNNMAENNHYTSHINLGYIDDEIYRDGLNFQNLMNLKNRLQGYLNQTPYQILNGIEMIGKKQDSNLENTAYSILNKRQDYILDFTKKLELSGMNLDIERSLYVKKSRLFRHQQNSRYNSLSTLSDSQAYTLLNMIGKGGFAEVWEVLNMNTWSISAAKIHELTPDMTEHERMVCVERVSNEIKLHRDLKHPNIVNMLHCFEVDNDRLVTIMELCDGPDLDTFIKTNGNVPEELAIIWIRQILEGILYLNNLDKNGDRITPNRNPIIHYDLKPGNIILHRGCCKIADFGLSKQSDQESGNIIIERIGGGTVWYQPPEILLRPGDSLDNPRIVSHKVDIWAIGCIFFEILHLRRPFGLRSNSIAEAFSLIPLEAEKGAIFENHVSSECKSYINWLLTYDPANRPNIFEAFSHPFIQNVANF, from the coding sequence atgaatttagaaaatagaaatgaaaGTAATTTAGACCTGAGTTCAGATCGAATTGATAGAATTTCTGCGCATGAGCAAGTTCTCGCAACAAAGTATTTGAGTAGAtataaatcattttatGGGAGATTACATTCCCCTTCCAATAATGGAATACAACAAAAAAGAggaatttttattcatcTTGATGAAGAAAAACAGTCAATAGGAGATCAAAATTTTGCGATACCTTTATCTAATAATACTGAAAATAGGCATAGAATATTGGATAATATTGtaaaattgaaagaaaaacttattaaaattaaggaaaatatttcagCTTGTGTTGATTATGATTGTAtggaaagaaataataagagTATAGAAGAAATTATGGAGAAATGTAATGAGATTACTTTGATGAAAGAGAATCTAAAGGACAATGAGCAAAATCTCACAAGAAAGCTTGCTCTGATTAAGAATAGCTTTAAAACATCAGTAATTCAGCTTAAGAAGATTGAAAGAGAGTTAAATagaaatcaattattttggCAAGAATCTCAAGTAGGTCTTGCTCCTGCTGCAAATGccaatatattgaaaaaaaagaggcaaatcattttaaaagaacaagaaaaaagtGATAATTCCAATAGAATATCACAAGATATAATAACTGAAAGAGCCCAACATTCGAGTGAAAACAAAGAATTTGATGCAAATAGTTATATTAAAGGATCAATAATCAGCGGAAGTATGGCTTTAAGTAAAAGAAGTAGTATAAACTCCATGAATAATTCGTGTTATACTTTGAAGGAGTTACAAAAatcagaaattgaagaaagcCAGATATCTTCAAGTGAAATTGTTCATTATAATACACTAGCCTCGACTAATccagataataataatgatagtaataataagaataacaataataataatgatgataataataacaacaTGGCTGAGAATAATCATTATACTTCGCATATTAATCTAGGATatattgatgatgaaatttATAGAGATGGGTTGAACTTTcagaatttaatgaatttaaagaatcGTCTACAAGGATACCTAAATCAGACTCCatatcaaattttgaatggaATTGAAATGATTGGGAAGAAACAGGATTCTAATTTAGAGAATACTGCTTAttctatattaaataaaagacAAGATTATATATTAgattttacaaaaaaaCTAGAATTATCAGGAATGAACTTGGATATTGAAAGAAGTCTATATGTTAAAAAATCCAGGCTATTTAGACATCAACAAAATTCAAGATACAACAGTTTGAGTACTTTATCTGATTCTCAAGCATATACTCTATTGAATATGATAGGAAAAGGGGGATTTGCCGAGGTTTGGGAAGtattaaatatgaataCCTGGAGTATTTCAGCTGCAAAAATTCATGAACTTACTCCTGATATGACAGAACATGAAAGAATGGTTTGCGTAGAAAGAGTAAGTAATGAGATTAAGCTACATAGAGATCTTAAACATCCAAATATTGTCAATATGCTTCACTGTTTTGAAGTAGATAATGATAGGCTTGTAACAATTATGGAACTGTGTGATGGTCCAGATTTAGATACATTTATAAAAACAAATGGTAATGTTCCTGAAGAATTAGCAATTATTTGGATAAGACAAATTCTTGAAGgtattctttatttaaataacttGGATAAAAATGGTGATAGAATAACTCCAAATAGGAATccaataattcattatgATTTAAAGCctggaaatattattctcCATAGAGGATGTTGTAAAATTGCTGATTTTGGACTTAGTAAGCAATCTGATCAGGAATCTgggaatattattattgagaGAATTGGAGGTGGTACTGTTTGGTATCAGCCACCAGAAATTCTATTAAGGCCAGGAGATTCTTTAGATAATCCAAGAATAGTTTCTCACAAAGTTGATATTTGGGCAATTGGttgtatattttttgaGATTCTTCATTTAAGAAGGCCATTTGGTTTAAGAAGTAATTCTATTGCTGAAGCGTTTTCATTGATACCTTTAGAGGCTGAAAAGGGTgcaatatttgaaaatcaTGTTTCTTCAGAGTGCAAATCATATATTAACTGGCTTTTGACTTATGATCCTGCAAATAGGcctaatatttttgaagcTTTCTCACATCCATTTATACAAAATGTAGctaatttttga